Below is a window of Tolypothrix bouteillei VB521301 DNA.
GAAATGTTCAGCGACAAGCTTTTGCCGGAATGTTGTGGACTAAACAATTTTATTACTATGATGTAGAAAAATGGTTAAAAGGTGATTTAGCTACTCCACCAAAAGAACGTAAATATGGTAGAAATCGTGAATGGTTTCACCTCAACAATCAAGACATTCTTTCTATGCCTGATAAGTGGGAATATCCTTGGTTTGCTGCTTGGGATTTGGCATTCCACTGTATTCCTTTGGCAACAATTGACCCTGATTTTGCTAAGAATCAATTAGATATTTTAACGCGGGAATGGTATATGCATCCTAACGGACAAATTCCCGCTTATGAATGGCAATTCAGCGATGTGAATCCTCCCGTTCATGCATGGGCAACTTGGCGCGTCTACAAAATTGAACAAAAGATATATGGACGCAGCGACCGACAGTTTCTAGAACGGGTATTTCAGAAGTTGTTGCTCAATTTCACCTGGTGGGTGAATCGTAAAGATGCTGAAGGTAACAACGTTTTTCAAGGCGGATTTCTAGGATTGGATAATATTGGCGTCTTTGACCGCAGTGCGACTTTACCAACAGGCGGTCATATCAATCAATCAGATGGCACAAGTTGGATGGGAATGTATTGCTTGAATATGCTAGCAATAGCCCTAGAACTAGCAAAAGCGAACCCTGTTTATGAAGACATTGCCACTAAATTCTTTGAGCATTTTCTTTACATTGCCGATGCTATGACTCATATTGGCGAAGACAAAACCAGTTTGTGGAATGAAGAAGATGCCTTTTTCTATGATGTATTGCATTTGCCAGAACGAGAAATTACGCTAAAAGTCCGGTCTATGGTAGGACTCATTCCTTTATTTGTTATTGAAACCATTGAGCCAGAAACATTAAGAGCACTTCCTGCTTTTAAACAGAGATTGGAATGGTTTATAGAAAATCGTCCCGATTTACGAAGCAATGTAGCTTGTATGGAAACACAAGGAATAGGTGCTAGGAGATTATTGGCGATTGTTTCCAAAGATAAGCTGCAAAAAATTCTACAGACAATGTTGAATGAAAGCGAATTTTTTAGCCCATATGGTATCCGAGCAGTTTCTAAATTTCATGCAGAACATCCTTATATTTTTGATGTGAACGGCTCTCAATTTCGAGTCGATTACGAACCGGCTGAATCCAGTACTGGTTTGTTTGGTGGGAACTCTAACTGGCGCGGTCCCATTTGGTTTCCTGTGAATTTTCTCCTTGTTGAATCTCTACAAAAGTTTCATTACTACTTAGGAGACGATTTCAAAGTAGAATGTCCAACGGGTTCCGGACAACTGATGAATCTTTGGGAAGTGGCTTCTGAATTATCACAACGGCTCATGCAAATTTTCTTAAGAAATGCTTCCGAGCGACGCCCTGTTTATGGTGGAACCGAAAAGTTTCAAACCGATCCTTATTGGCGAGATTTAATTTTGTTCTACGAATACTTCCACGGTGATAATGGAGCGGGAATTGGTGCAAGCCATCAAACCGGATGGACGGGTTTAGTTGCTAAACTGATTCAGCAATTTGGTGAGTATGAAGCACAGCATCATAAACAAGAAATTGAGCAAGAGAAACAGGCGATCGCCGTATAAAAATCATCTTTGAGTTTTGAAATTTAGGTTCCAATCATAGCCTGCTGAGCGACTCCTTTATTTGTTATTTGTGTAGCCCCAGAATTCTATTCTGAGGGCAATTTGCACTCTTAGGGATGCTCCCCCCCAACCCTCAACCTGTTTCATCTTAAAGTAGATGTTTGCTGTTTAGATTTCCCTGTAGCGTGTTTTCAAACGACTCGTTTAGGTTCCTAATTTTCCAGAGCCCCTTGCAAAACGTTGATACATCACTAAAAACTTTTCACACGCCCTCTTAGAAATTTTCAAGCTATTCTTATTAGAAATTCATTTAATGTCTTATAAATTTATATATATTTTTAAATGGAAAAATTGTTCATTTCTGCCTCACCTAGAGAATTCTATTCACACAAAATTTCTCGGCACTTTTTTTAAAATAGATTTAGAGACTTAAAAAAACAGTAAAATTAAAACATAAAGTCCAACTAAAACAGTGAAACATATCAGAACAATTTGGAGCAATATAGACCCTTTCTCCTTACAGTTACGCCTGACAATTGGCATGGCTGCATTTTCTACTTTAGTCCTGGGTAGTGTCTCTATATGGACGAGTTGGAAAATGCAGCAAATATTAATTAACAGTCACAAACAAAACATAGAACAAATAGCCCATAGTGTACCACGGGATGTGCAACTTTATAGTGAAATGATGCAACCAGAAAGTGGTTTGCAAAAAGCTATTAAAAACCTAGAAAACACCAATACATTATTATGGATAAAAAGCCCCAGTCGGAGAATATTGGCACAATCGACTAATTTAAATTTGTTACCTCAGTCTACGGTAGCTCAGTTAATATCTTTAACTCAGATGCCTCTTAAAGCACAAATTTACAAAATTGACAAAAGCTACTTTATTTTATCTGAAAATTCTATCCAAGTCGAAGGTAAAGTCCTTGGTAATTTATTTGTAGTTAAGAATATTACTCGCGAACAATCAACATTTGTAGTCATGGTACGAAGCTTAGGCATTATTAGTGTTTTAGCAATTATTATCCTCACAACTGCGATCGCATTTTATATCAAGCATTCTCTGCAACCTCTACGCCAGCTTAATCAAATGACTGCTGTGATTTCCCTAGAGGAGTTAGGACAAGCACAGCTATACCTTAATAATGCACCCAGTGAAGTCAAAGAATTAGCCCAAACCTTAACAATGTTGTTATCGCGTCTGTCCCAATCATGGAAACAAGAGCGAGAATTTGTGAGTAATGTTTCTCACGAGTTGCGGACACCTTTAACCATTGTACATGGTTATTTGCAAAGCGTCTTGCGACGGCAAAACAACTTAACTCAAATCCAACAAGAAGCTTTAGAAACTGCTGCATCAGAAGCTGAACGTACCATCCGCTTGCTACAAGATTTACTAGATTTAGCACGTGCAGACAGTGGTTATTTACACTTTCAAATGAAGTCTTACGTATTAAATGACTTAATCGAAGAAATTGTGATAATGGCAAAAAAGTATAGCGATCGCATCATTACTATCGAAGCAGCGCCTCACACAATTGAAGTCAAAATAGATTACAGTCGGCTTAAACAAGTATTACTAAATTTGATTGACAATGCTATTAAGTATTCTGAGTCCGGTACACCTATCACTTTTAAATTATATCAATTTCAAGATAAAGCAATTATTCAAGTTTGCGACGAGGGTTATGGTATTCCCCTGCAACACCAAGCACGTATTTTCGAGAGATTTTACCGTGTAGATGAATCTCGCAGTCATACAACTGGGGGTAGTGGTTTGGGTTTATCAATTGTCAAGACACTTGTAGAGGGAATGGGGGGTAGTGTCAGCGTGCAATCAAAGTTAGGAGAAGGAAGCACTTTTACGATCTGTTTACCTTTATAAATACTGAACCTAAAATAATCAGCCATTAGGATTGGCTTCTGTCTATATCTAAAGGTTGGATTGGTAACACTCCATTGTGAAGAGTGACACAAGAAAAAGTATTTTTATTTATGCACGACATAGGGGAGAAAAGCACGGCGAACTTCCGAAGCACCTCGCAGGCTTGGCTCGATCGTTGCTGTAAACCATGATGGATCTCCCTTAAGGAAGTGAGCGTGGAGATCGACGAATTGTCCGTAGCGGTTGGCAATTTCTTGAATGACAGCATTCATGCGCTGGAGGTTCTTGCGGGCGATGGCTGCATCAATCCCTAAAAAGTTGCGTCGGTCATCTCCCAACGTAGGATCGTATACACTCCCTAGTAGAACGGGACGGATGGGTAACTGCTTGACGAAAGTGTCGAGAGCATTAGCAAAGACTTCAATTTCAGCACCTGTGTCCTGAATTAATCCACCCAGTAAATCATTACCACCGATGGTAAGTAATGCGATCGCCTTTCCATCAACCTGCAATCCCTGCGCTTGATATGGCAGTCCATCAACCGTTGCACCATCTCGGGCGCGATGTTCGAGGTGAGCCAGTCCGCGTGATGTGAGGTCTTTGCCTTGAAATTCGGGAAACAGCCGATCGTTATTTTTGACAAGGAGTTGTCCTGGATGAATGCCGAACTCGTTGTATCGTCCGCAGTCTAAAATTGAATCACCAAAGGTATATAAAGTTACCATTGCTTGCTCCTGCCGATTGCAGCCTAAGAGCGTCAGGACACCTCCCCCTCCAATCCCTTGAATAATTTGTCGTCGGGTAGGTCGAAAAGCCATTACACTCTCCTCTTTGTTCGATGCTAACATGAGGAGCAGTAAAGATACCGAACAAAAGGTAGATTTAGCTAAGGCTCTCTTATTAAGTTTTAAACCAAACTTTCAATGATGCGATCGCCAACACGCAAAGCATTGGCAATAATCGTCAGCGTAGGATTAACAGCCGCACTAGAACGAAAGAAACTTCCATCCACCACGAATAAATTATCAACATCATGAGTGCGACAATTCACATCAAGAACTGAAGTTCTGGGGTCTTCTCCAAAGCGACAAGTACCGCACTGATGGGCGACACCTTGCAACGGCAGTTTTTTCCGGAAATAGAAGGAACAGGGAATAATCCGTTCGCCACAACCAATCATTTTTAGGACTTTCGTCCAGCGATGGACGAGACGGTTGTAAGCTTCAGTGTTATTCTCGGTGTAATTCAATTGGATAGAATCACCTCGAAGCGTGACGCGGTTGTT
It encodes the following:
- a CDS encoding MGH1-like glycoside hydrolase domain-containing protein; its protein translation is MATPTQEELRLEAARNNQVKWRKWGPYLSDRQWGTVREDYSPNGTAWDYFTHDQARSRAYRWGEDGIAGISDEQQQLCFAIALWNGEDQILKERFFGLTGSEGNHGEDVKEYYFYLDNTPTHSYMKMLYKYPQKAFPYSQLVAENQRRSRQEPEFELLDTGLFNENRYFDVFVEYAKNSAEDILIQIQVVNRGPEAKTLHLLPTLWFRNTWSWDGDATKPILQKNQVGHAQNTIEAFHPSLGKKWMYFEGETELLFTENETNTEKLFGFPNASPCVKDGINEYIIHGKQEAINPKQRGTKAAIHYTVSINPGETKTIKLRLSDLPDLAEAFSEEFQTIFAIRKQEADEFYQKLTPFSLSEDMRNVQRQAFAGMLWTKQFYYYDVEKWLKGDLATPPKERKYGRNREWFHLNNQDILSMPDKWEYPWFAAWDLAFHCIPLATIDPDFAKNQLDILTREWYMHPNGQIPAYEWQFSDVNPPVHAWATWRVYKIEQKIYGRSDRQFLERVFQKLLLNFTWWVNRKDAEGNNVFQGGFLGLDNIGVFDRSATLPTGGHINQSDGTSWMGMYCLNMLAIALELAKANPVYEDIATKFFEHFLYIADAMTHIGEDKTSLWNEEDAFFYDVLHLPEREITLKVRSMVGLIPLFVIETIEPETLRALPAFKQRLEWFIENRPDLRSNVACMETQGIGARRLLAIVSKDKLQKILQTMLNESEFFSPYGIRAVSKFHAEHPYIFDVNGSQFRVDYEPAESSTGLFGGNSNWRGPIWFPVNFLLVESLQKFHYYLGDDFKVECPTGSGQLMNLWEVASELSQRLMQIFLRNASERRPVYGGTEKFQTDPYWRDLILFYEYFHGDNGAGIGASHQTGWTGLVAKLIQQFGEYEAQHHKQEIEQEKQAIAV
- a CDS encoding sensor histidine kinase — translated: MKHIRTIWSNIDPFSLQLRLTIGMAAFSTLVLGSVSIWTSWKMQQILINSHKQNIEQIAHSVPRDVQLYSEMMQPESGLQKAIKNLENTNTLLWIKSPSRRILAQSTNLNLLPQSTVAQLISLTQMPLKAQIYKIDKSYFILSENSIQVEGKVLGNLFVVKNITREQSTFVVMVRSLGIISVLAIIILTTAIAFYIKHSLQPLRQLNQMTAVISLEELGQAQLYLNNAPSEVKELAQTLTMLLSRLSQSWKQEREFVSNVSHELRTPLTIVHGYLQSVLRRQNNLTQIQQEALETAASEAERTIRLLQDLLDLARADSGYLHFQMKSYVLNDLIEEIVIMAKKYSDRIITIEAAPHTIEVKIDYSRLKQVLLNLIDNAIKYSESGTPITFKLYQFQDKAIIQVCDEGYGIPLQHQARIFERFYRVDESRSHTTGGSGLGLSIVKTLVEGMGGSVSVQSKLGEGSTFTICLPL
- a CDS encoding SGNH/GDSL hydrolase family protein, with amino-acid sequence MAFRPTRRQIIQGIGGGGVLTLLGCNRQEQAMVTLYTFGDSILDCGRYNEFGIHPGQLLVKNNDRLFPEFQGKDLTSRGLAHLEHRARDGATVDGLPYQAQGLQVDGKAIALLTIGGNDLLGGLIQDTGAEIEVFANALDTFVKQLPIRPVLLGSVYDPTLGDDRRNFLGIDAAIARKNLQRMNAVIQEIANRYGQFVDLHAHFLKGDPSWFTATIEPSLRGASEVRRAFLPYVVHK